The following proteins are co-located in the Pseudomonadota bacterium genome:
- a CDS encoding PAS domain S-box protein gives MSTTGRNCRGCRFSRWRTRTEDRDLTIRRTRARFDKEAPSTPYDVKIVTKNGNVKWVELCAQNLELHGKSVILGTAVDITARKKSEAALNCSEERFRAFTENSPVMIYTYDSRGYFTYANKLCEKATGYARENLLKMHFSALLDDADKEIGRQQAVARFATSEQIPSWDCLICRKDGTRRRWELSGIRLEDDHGEPMILGNAIDITDRFAAEQALKKTKLSLRDEQEQLLTTLRSIGDAVVTTDLEGRVVLLNRVAEKLTGWSQNEARGRRIGEVLELVRGHSAENAAHPLAQAIQGVVLEPEEDTILRSRRGQPL, from the coding sequence GTGAGTACGACCGGGAGGAACTGTCGCGGCTGCCGATTTTCGCGCTGGCGCACCCGGACGGAAGATCGCGACCTGACCATCAGGCGCACCCGGGCGCGCTTCGACAAGGAAGCGCCGTCAACTCCGTACGATGTAAAAATCGTAACCAAAAACGGGAACGTTAAGTGGGTTGAGCTTTGCGCGCAAAACCTTGAACTGCATGGGAAAAGCGTGATTCTGGGCACGGCCGTCGACATCACGGCCAGGAAAAAAAGCGAGGCCGCCCTGAACTGCAGCGAAGAGAGGTTCAGGGCCTTCACCGAGAATTCACCGGTAATGATCTACACTTACGACAGCCGGGGCTATTTCACTTATGCCAACAAGCTGTGCGAGAAGGCGACCGGCTACGCCCGGGAAAATTTACTGAAAATGCACTTTTCCGCTCTCCTCGATGACGCCGACAAGGAAATCGGCCGGCAACAAGCCGTGGCCCGTTTCGCGACGAGCGAGCAGATCCCTTCCTGGGACTGTCTGATTTGCAGAAAAGACGGCACGCGACGGCGCTGGGAGCTTTCCGGAATCAGGCTGGAGGATGACCACGGCGAACCGATGATTCTGGGCAACGCCATCGACATCACCGACAGATTCGCGGCGGAGCAGGCCCTGAAAAAAACCAAGCTGTCCCTGCGCGATGAACAGGAACAGTTGCTGACCACCCTGCGCAGCATCGGGGACGCGGTCGTCACCACCGATCTCGAAGGTCGCGTCGTCCTGCTGAACCGCGTCGCGGAGAAGCTGACGGGCTGGAGCCAGAACGAAGCCCGCGGGCGACGAATCGGCGAAGTCCTGGAACTCGTCCGGGGCCACAGCGCGGAAAACGCCGCCCACCCCCTAGCGCAAGCTATCCAAGGGGTGGTCCTGGAACCGGAAGAGGATACCATCTTGCGTTCACGCCGGGGGCAACCGTTATAA